A segment of the Sanyastnella coralliicola genome:
GGCTTTGAATCAAACGCTGGTTGTCACGTTGATGCAGTCCAATACTCGGCTCATCCAGGATGTACAGCACACCCACGAGCTTACTTCCAATCTGTGTTGCCAGTCGGATTCGCTGTGCTTCACCTCCGGAAAGGGTTCGTGCGCTTCGGTCAAGGGTTAGGTAGTCAAGTCCTACGTCTAACAAGAATCCGAGACGCGCTCTGATTTCTTTCAGGGGTTCCTTGAGAATTACCTTCTGGCGTTCATTGAGGTGTTGGTCGAGCTCTTCGAACCACTTCGCTAATTCAACGATGTCTTCATTCGCCAAGCTTGCGATGTCACGATCATGGATCTTGAAGTAGAGTGACTCTTTCTTCAATCGTGTTCCCTTACAAGTTGGACATTGCTTCTTATTCATGAAGCTGTTCGCCCAGCGTTTGAGCCCGGCATTGCTGCTTTCTTGCGCAGCACGTTCTACAAGGGCAATGACTCCTTCGTATTGAATATTGTACGGCTTGGTACCGTTCTTAGGTGTGATCGTGAATCTTAATTCGCTACCGTAGAGCAGCGTGTTGATGACTTCTTCTTCAAGATCAGCGAGAGGAGTCTTAACGGTATGACCAAAATGTTCTAGTACAGCTTCCACTTGTGTGAACGCCCAGCTTCCTTTCATTTCACCAAGTGGAGCAATCCCACCTTGCTTGATGCTTTTCTTCGGGTCCGGAATAATCTTCTCTGGGTTCACCTCAGAGATTTGACCAAGTCCGTTACACTTTGGACAGGCCCCGTAGGGACTGTTGAAAGAGAATAGGTTCGGCTCAGGTTCTGCGTAGGCGATACCGGTCGTAGGGCACATCAAGAAACGGCTGAAATGGCGGATTTCGCCTCCATCATGCGGCATGACCATCATTCGTCCTTTACCCATACGAAGGGCATTCTGTACACTCTTAAGGATGCGTTGTTTGTCACCCTTATCCACCTTCACACGGTCAACTACGGCTTCAATATCGTGGATCTTGTAGCGATCAATTCTATATCCAGGCTCGAGTTCAACAAGTTCTCCATCTACACGAGCGCGGACGTAGCCTTGCTTCATGATGTTCTCGAAGAGCTCGCGGTAGTGACCTTTTCGTCCTTTCACCAAAGGAGCGAGCAAGAGTAGCTTCTCACCATCCATTTGATCGATGATGAGTTCGGTGATTTGCTCGTCGGTATAACGCACCATTTTCTCTCCTGTATTGTAGGAGAACGCTTCACTAGCACGGGCATAAATAAGGCGCATGAAGTCATAGACTTCAGTGATGGTTCCCACGGTTGATCGCGGGTTGCGGGAAATCGTTTTCTGTTCAATACTAATAACAGGGCTCAGCCCTGTGATCTTATCGACGTCAGGTCGCTCCATGCCGCCTAGGAACTGGCGAGCATAGGCAGAGAATGTCTCAATGTAACGACGTTGTCCTTCAGCGTAGATGGTGTCAAAGGCCAAGGAAGACTTTCCTGACCCTGAGATACCAGTGATCACCACTAATTGCTCACGTGGGATGTTGACATGGATGTTGCGGAGGTTGTTTTCACGTGCCCCTTCAACTTGAATGTATTCTTGTTCTTCGGAAACAGTGACTTCCGAGATCTGCTGTTCTTTCAATGCTTCGTTTTCTTAACGATCAACCTTCATTCAATCCGTCTGAACCAATCTTCGCTGGGAGGCGATTTAGTTTCCAACCCATGAGCCCAAAGAGAACGGTCATGAACGGACTGACAATATTAAATATGCAGTATGGTGCATAGGCCAAAGTAGCAACACCTAAAACCCCAGATTGTGCTACACCACATGTATTCCATGGAATAAGAACTGAGGTTACTGTTCCGCTGTCTTCCAATGCACGACTTAAGTTTTCTGGAGCAAGGCCTTGGTCTTTGTAGGCATCAGCGAACATTTTCCCTGGAACAACGATAGCGAGGTATTGATCACTCGCCAATACGTTGAAGACAATACATGTTCCCGCAGTAGAAGCCACAAGGCCTCCAGAACCAGTCACCACGCTTAAAATTGCAGAAGTGATTCTTCTTAACATTCCAGCCGCTTGCAGAATTCCTCCGAAGGTGAGGGCACAGAGAATCAACCATACAGTATTCATCATTCCATACATTCCGCCAGCTGAAAGCAGTCGATTGATTTCATCGTTGCCGGTTTCAATGCTTGTATCCAACGCCATTGCCTTCACCACAATGGAATAAGCTGAGTTCGCGAAAGACTTTCCTTCACCTGCTAATTCCATGATGATTTGAGGCTGGAAAATGACAGCGAAGATTCCTCCGATGATTGACCCAATAAACAGAGCAGGTACGGCAGGTACCTTTTTGGCGATCATCACAATGACAGCAATAGGTACCAACATCAACCACCATCCGAGATTGAATTTTTCGGCCATGACTTGCTGCATTTCTCCAACGCTTACGGTGCTTTCCTGGAGGTCAACTGTAAACCCAGCTACGAGGAATACGATGAGTGCAATGATGATGGAAGGACCTGTAGTCCAGATCATATGGCGAATGTGCGTGAATAGATCCGTACCAGCGATTGCTGGAGCAAGGTTCGTAGTATCAGATAGGGGAGACATTTTGTCTCCGAAGTATGCCCCCGAGATAATCGCCCCTGCTACCCATCCTTCACCTATGCCTAAGGCTTGACCGATGGCAATGAGGGCCACACCAACCGTTCCGACGGTACCCCATGATGATCCTGTAGCGAGCGATACAATCGCGCAGACAATGGTAGTGGCAAATAAGAAGATGGTTGGGTTGAGGATTTCGAGTCCGTAGTAAATCATAGCAGGGATGACTCCGGAAAGCAACCAGGTTCCTGCTAAAGCTCCGATCATCAATAGAATCAAGATGGCTCCTAGTGCTGAGGATATGCTCTCGGTGATGCCATCATACAGTTTCTTCCATTTCTCACCTGATAGCAAGGAGATTCCTGCAGCTACTCCACCTGCGGTGAGCAAGGCTATTTGATTCGGTCCGTAAGAAGAGTCTTCACCGTAGAAGACAACGTTTAGTCCTAGCAATGCGATGAGCACCACAATTGGCACCAACGAAAGCAGGAGGGAAGAAGCTGAGTTATTCATATGGTTCCGGAGTATGGCTCGCTAAGATAGCAGATTCAAGCATGCTAAATGACACCAATTTATCTCCAACGAATGGTGACAAATCGTTCGTTCTTTTCGAAGCTGTCAGGGGTGTTTGCTAAGATTGATTTCCTCAATTCAGTTAAGAGTTGCTCGCGTGTGAAACTACGGTGTACCACGATGCTTATTTCTCTTGCCGGTTCAGGATGATTGAATCGTTTGACAAATGGCGTGTCAGTCTGTTCATCAAATGAAAGTTGAGGAATCAAGGTATACCCATCCACTTGTTGGAGCATCTTTTTTAAGGTCTCAATTGACCCTCCTTCCATCATTAGGTTTCGTTCATCTTTATTCTGGTTGACCTGGCAGATATTTACCGTCTGATTCCGGAAGCAATGTCCTTGTCCAAGTAGCCACAATTCATTCTCGTCTAGATCTTGAGGTGAAATACTTCCACGTTGCCTTAAAACGGAGTGTTCCGCGTTAGCGAAAAGAAGAAAAGGCTCATAAAACACAGGGATTTCGCGAAGGTTCGGTTCTTCAAGCGGCGTAGCAAGAATACCAATGTCTAGAATGCCTTTCTGCAGGCGATCAATGATCTCAGCGCTCTGAAGCTCGTGCACGGAGAGCTTGGTGTTTGGATGAGACTTCACGAAATCTCCGATAAAGAGCGGCAAGAGGTAAGGAGAAAGCGTAGGAATCACGCCAATCGAATATTCACCATCAATACGATCTCGTTCCTTATTGACGAGTTCCTTGAGTTCGTCAATCTCACGAAGAATATGTCTGGCCTTCGAAATGAACAATTCACCCATGGGAGTGGGTTTAATTGGTTGTTTACTTCGATCAAAGAGCTGAAAGTTCATTTGATCTTCCAGCTTCTTTACTTGCAAGGTGAGGGTGGGTTGAGCCACAGAACAACTCTGTGCAGCTTTAACGAAGTGACGATGGTTGTCGAGCGCAACAACATATTGCAATTGCTGGAGTGTCATGCCTATATATTTATACTGTAAATATACGTATTGTGATTATCTATTTGACAAATAACCCTGACGAAACATACATTTGTATCAAGCTGTGTATCTTACAGCATACCTAAAAGACGAACACAAAAACCTACCCATCCAAATGGCAAACTACAACGTCAACAACGAATCCAAATGTCCATTTCATGGCGGGCAGATGAAGTCATCTGCAGGAGGAGGAACTTCCAACCGCGATTGGTGGCCAAACCAATTGAAACTGAACATTCTTCGTCAGCACTCTGACCTTTCGGATCCGATGGATCCCGACTTCAACTACGCTGATGAATTCAAGAAACTAGATCTGCAAGCAGTGAAGAAAGACTTGACTGCCCTCATGACAGATTCACAAGAATGGTGGCCTGCTGATTACGGTCACTATGGTCCGTTCATGATTCGTATGGCCTGGCACAGCGCGGGGACATACCGTATTCAAGACGGACGAGGTGGTGCCGGAACAGGGACTCACCGTTTCGCTCCATTGAACAGCTGGCCAGATAACGCCAACCTTGATAAAGCGCGCCTATTGCTTTGGCCAATCAAGCAGAAGTACGGAAAGCAAATTTCTTGGGCTGACTTGATGATTCTTGCCGGAAACGTGGCATTGGAATCAATGGGCTTCAAAACATTCGGATTTGCCGGAGGACGTGCAGACGTCTGGGAACCGGAAGAAGACGTTTATTGGGGAGCTGAAAAAGAGTGGTTAGATGATCAACGTTACTCTGGAGATCGTGAACTAGAGAATCCATTGGCAGCAGTTCAGATGGGATTGATTTACGTGAATCCGGAAGGACCAAATGGAAATCCTGATCCGCTGCTCGCTGCGAAAGATATTCGTGAAACATTCGGCCGTATGGCAATGAATGATGAAGAAACGGTAGCCTTGATTGCTGGAGGACACACCTTTGGTAAGACTCACGGAGCAGGGAATCCAGAAGAGTACGTAGGTGCAGAGCCTGCAGGAGCTTCAATTGAAGAAATGAGCACAGGGTGGAAGAACACTTACGGCTCAGGACACAGTGAGTACACTATTACTTCAGGACTAGAAGGTGCTTGGACTCAGAAGCCAACAGAGTGGACAAATCTTTACTTTAAGAACCTCTTCGAATTCGAATGGGAATTGACAAAGTCGCCAGCTGGGGCACAGCAATGGACTCCAAAAGGTGGAGAAGGAGCAGGAACAGTTCCAGATGCACACGTTGATGGAAAGTCACACGCACCAATGATGTTAACGACAGACCTTTCGCTTCGTTTTGACCCAGCATATGAAAAGATCTCTCGTAAGTTTTACGAAGACCACGAGGCATTTGCAGATGCATTTGCTCGTGCATGGTTCAAGCTGACTCACCGTGATATGGGGCCTCGCGCTCGTTTCCTTGGAGAAGAAGTGCCTTCAGAAGAGTTGATTTGGATGGATCCAGTTCCGGCTAACGCTGGAAACGTAAGCGACTCAGACGTTGCGTCAATGAAAGAAGCGATTGCCAACTCAGGATTGAGCGCTAGTGAGCTAGTAAAAGCAGCATGGGCCTCAGCATCAACATTCCGTGGATCGGATATGCGTGGTGGAGCGAATGGAGGACGTGTGCGCCTTTCTCCTCAGAAGTTCTGGGCTGCCAAT
Coding sequences within it:
- the uvrA gene encoding excinuclease ABC subunit UvrA; translation: MKEQQISEVTVSEEQEYIQVEGARENNLRNIHVNIPREQLVVITGISGSGKSSLAFDTIYAEGQRRYIETFSAYARQFLGGMERPDVDKITGLSPVISIEQKTISRNPRSTVGTITEVYDFMRLIYARASEAFSYNTGEKMVRYTDEQITELIIDQMDGEKLLLLAPLVKGRKGHYRELFENIMKQGYVRARVDGELVELEPGYRIDRYKIHDIEAVVDRVKVDKGDKQRILKSVQNALRMGKGRMMVMPHDGGEIRHFSRFLMCPTTGIAYAEPEPNLFSFNSPYGACPKCNGLGQISEVNPEKIIPDPKKSIKQGGIAPLGEMKGSWAFTQVEAVLEHFGHTVKTPLADLEEEVINTLLYGSELRFTITPKNGTKPYNIQYEGVIALVERAAQESSNAGLKRWANSFMNKKQCPTCKGTRLKKESLYFKIHDRDIASLANEDIVELAKWFEELDQHLNERQKVILKEPLKEIRARLGFLLDVGLDYLTLDRSARTLSGGEAQRIRLATQIGSKLVGVLYILDEPSIGLHQRDNQRLIQSLKALRDAGNSVIVVEHDKDMMLESDYLIDIGPGAGVHGGTIVAQGSPQEHVAEGSTTSKYLKGELEIAVPPTRRKGNRKKLTLTGASGHNLKNVKLSLPLGTLVCVTGVSGSGKSSLINQTLYPILHNHFYEETKRPLDYKKITGLQHLDKVSEIDQSPIGRTPRSNPATYTGIFSEIRNLFTKLPEAQVRGYKPGRFSFNVAGGRCETCKGAGLRTIEMNFLPDVYVQCETCMGKRYNRETLEVRYRGKSIADVLDMTIEEAVEFFENIPKIRRMAQTLKDVGLGYITLGQQSTTLSGGEAQRVKLASELAKRSTGSTFYILDEPTTGLHFEDVRMLISVLNRLVDQGNTVLVIEHNMDVIKVADHIVDIGPEGGNGGGQVIAQGTPEEIIKVDESYTGKFLKVEL
- the nhaC gene encoding Na+/H+ antiporter NhaC, whose translation is MNNSASSLLLSLVPIVVLIALLGLNVVFYGEDSSYGPNQIALLTAGGVAAGISLLSGEKWKKLYDGITESISSALGAILILLMIGALAGTWLLSGVIPAMIYYGLEILNPTIFLFATTIVCAIVSLATGSSWGTVGTVGVALIAIGQALGIGEGWVAGAIISGAYFGDKMSPLSDTTNLAPAIAGTDLFTHIRHMIWTTGPSIIIALIVFLVAGFTVDLQESTVSVGEMQQVMAEKFNLGWWLMLVPIAVIVMIAKKVPAVPALFIGSIIGGIFAVIFQPQIIMELAGEGKSFANSAYSIVVKAMALDTSIETGNDEINRLLSAGGMYGMMNTVWLILCALTFGGILQAAGMLRRITSAILSVVTGSGGLVASTAGTCIVFNVLASDQYLAIVVPGKMFADAYKDQGLAPENLSRALEDSGTVTSVLIPWNTCGVAQSGVLGVATLAYAPYCIFNIVSPFMTVLFGLMGWKLNRLPAKIGSDGLNEG
- a CDS encoding hydrogen peroxide-inducible genes activator, producing the protein MTLQQLQYVVALDNHRHFVKAAQSCSVAQPTLTLQVKKLEDQMNFQLFDRSKQPIKPTPMGELFISKARHILREIDELKELVNKERDRIDGEYSIGVIPTLSPYLLPLFIGDFVKSHPNTKLSVHELQSAEIIDRLQKGILDIGILATPLEEPNLREIPVFYEPFLLFANAEHSVLRQRGSISPQDLDENELWLLGQGHCFRNQTVNICQVNQNKDERNLMMEGGSIETLKKMLQQVDGYTLIPQLSFDEQTDTPFVKRFNHPEPAREISIVVHRSFTREQLLTELRKSILANTPDSFEKNERFVTIRWR
- the katG gene encoding catalase/peroxidase HPI; its protein translation is MANYNVNNESKCPFHGGQMKSSAGGGTSNRDWWPNQLKLNILRQHSDLSDPMDPDFNYADEFKKLDLQAVKKDLTALMTDSQEWWPADYGHYGPFMIRMAWHSAGTYRIQDGRGGAGTGTHRFAPLNSWPDNANLDKARLLLWPIKQKYGKQISWADLMILAGNVALESMGFKTFGFAGGRADVWEPEEDVYWGAEKEWLDDQRYSGDRELENPLAAVQMGLIYVNPEGPNGNPDPLLAAKDIRETFGRMAMNDEETVALIAGGHTFGKTHGAGNPEEYVGAEPAGASIEEMSTGWKNTYGSGHSEYTITSGLEGAWTQKPTEWTNLYFKNLFEFEWELTKSPAGAQQWTPKGGEGAGTVPDAHVDGKSHAPMMLTTDLSLRFDPAYEKISRKFYEDHEAFADAFARAWFKLTHRDMGPRARFLGEEVPSEELIWMDPVPANAGNVSDSDVASMKEAIANSGLSASELVKAAWASASTFRGSDMRGGANGGRVRLSPQKFWAANDPAELDKVLSKLEGLRSGSNMSAADMIVLGGCVGVEMAAKAGGRDITVPFTPGRGDAGDEHTDVDSFAALEPKADGFRNYLKSGLTVSAEELLIDKAQLLTLTAPEMTVLLGGMRAIGANTDNSSHGVFTHRKGALTNDYFVNVLDLGTKWSATSDAQDVFEGRDRKTGEVKWTGTRVDLIFGSNTELRAYAEVYGANDGEDRMVNDFVAAWTKVMNLDRFDLK